CCGCCACGCATCCCCGCGCAAGCGCCGCGGCGCGGCTCGAACGCCTGCCGTTTTCGAGCTATCACCGCACTATCTTCATCATCATCGCGGTGGCCTTCTTTTTCGATTCCGTCGATCTCGGCACGATGACCTTCGTGCTCGGTTCCATCAAGACCGAGTTCGGCTTGTCGACGGCGACAGCCGGCCTCGTTGCAAGCGCCAGTTTCTTCGGCATGGTGCTGGGCGCGGCCGTCGCGGGCCTGCTTGCCGATCGCTTCGGCCGACGCCCCGTGTTCCAGTGGAGCATGGTGCTATGGGGCGTCGCGTCATATCTCTGTTCGACGGCGCATTCCGTCGAATCGCTGATCCTCTATCGCGTGCTGCTTGGCATCGGCATGGGAATGGAGTTCCCGATTGCCCAGACGCTGCTGTCCGAGTTCGTGCCGACGGCATCGCGCGGCAGAGTGATTGCCCTGATGGATGGCTTCTGGCCGCTCGGCTTCATCGCATCGGGCGTGGTCTCGTACTTCGTGTTGCCGCACTTCGGCTGGCGCACCGAATTCGCGTTGCTCGCCATTCCAGCCGTGTTCGTGCTGATCGTGAGGCGCGTGGTGCCCGAGTCACCGCGATGGCTCGAACATCGCGGACGCACGGCGGATGCCGAAGCCGTGCTAACGCAGGTAGAGGCGAAGGTGATGAAGGCGACCGGCTTGCGCCAGTTGCCTGCGCCCTCCATGCTCGCCGAGCCGCCGGTTGCAAAAGGCGTGGGCGCATTCCGCGAGATCTGGAGTGCGGCGTACAGGCGTCGCACGGTGATGGTGTGGATGCTCTGGTTCTTTGCGTTGCTCGGCTTCTATGGGCTGACTTCGTGGCTTGGCGCGCTGATGCAGCAAGCAGGCTTTGCGGTGACGAAATCCGTGCTCTATACGGTGCTGATTTCGCTTGGCGGCGTGCCGGGCTTCCTGTGCGCGGCATGGCTCGTCGAGCGATGGGGACGCAAGCCGACATGCATTGCATCGCTTGTCGGCAGTGGCGTGATGGCTTATCTGTACGGACAGACCGCGCTGCATGCCGAAACCCCGACCTTGCTGATCTGCGCGGGACTGGCGATGCAATTCTTCCTCTTCGCGATGTGGGCCGCGCTCTATACCTATACGCCCGAGCTGTACGGAACCGGCGCGCGTGCCACGGGGTCGGGCTTCGCGTCGGCGATCGGGCGCGTGGGATCGTTGATCGGGCCGTATGTCGTGGGCGTCGTATTGCCGGTGTTCGGGCAGGGCGGCGTGTTCTCGCTCGGGGCGGTGTGCTTCGTGGTGGCGGCCTCGGCGGTTTGGGTGTTGGGAGTCGAGACGCGCGGTGTCGCCTTGGAGAAACTCGTCTCGGAAGCCGAGCAGGACGAAGGCGCAAAGGTCTGGGCCTCGGCTGAGAACTGAACCCCTGTCGCTCACAACCAAACCCACGTCGCATTCGACGCCAGTGATTCTCGCGGCCCGGCGTACTCTTCCCGCACGGCCGCGAGCATCGCAGAGAACAGCTCGCACCCGCCGTCCACGCATCCAAGGAGACGAGTCACATGAGCACGAATCGCGGCGTCGTATATCTCGGTCAGGGCAAGGTCGAAGTCCAGTCCATCGACTATCCGAGAATGGTCGATCCGCGTGGCCGCGACATCGGCCACGGCGTCATACTCAAGGTCGTCAGCACTAACATCTGCGGTTCGGATCAGCACATGGTGCGCGGCCGCACGACCGCGCCCATCGGCCTCGTGCTGGGCCACGAGATCACCGGCGAAGTCATCGAGATCGGACGCGACGTCGAAACGCTTTCCATCGGCGATCTCGTGTCCGTGCCCTTTAACGTCGCGTGTGGACGCTGTCCCACGTGCAAGGCGCAGCACACCGGCGTGTGCCTCAACGTGAATCCGTCGCGCGCGGGCGGCGCGTATGGCTATGTCGACATGGGCGGCTGGATCGGCGGGCAAGCGGAGTACGTGATGGTGCCGTACGCCGACTTCAACCTGCTCAAGTTCCCCGACAAGGCGCAGGCGATGTCCAAGATCCGCGACCTCACCTGTCTCTCCGACATTCTCCCGACCGGCTATCACGGCGCCGTGATGGCGGGCGTGAAGCCGGGCGCGACGGTCTACATCGCGGGCGCGGGACCGGTCGGCATGGCGGCGGCTGCGTCGGCGCGTCTGTTGGGCGCGGCCTGCACCATCGTCGGCGACATGAACGAAGAGCGTCTCGCGCACGCGCGCAAGATGGGCTTCGAGACGGTCGATTTATCGAAGGACGCCACGCTCGGTCAGCAAATCGAGCAGATTCTCGGCAAGCCGGAAGTGGATTGCGCCGTCGATTGCGTGGGCTTCGAGGCGCGTGGTCATGGCACCGACCACCACGCGGAAGCGCCCGCGACGGTGCTCAACTCGCTGATGGAAATCACGAAGGCGGCGGGCGCCATCGGCATTCCGGGTCTTTATGTCACCGACGACCCCGGCGCCGCCGATGCCGCCGCGCAGAAGGGCAGCCTGAGCATCCGCTTCGGTCTCGGCTGGGCGAAGTCGCATTCATTTCATACCGGTCAAACGCCGGTGATGAAATACAACCGCAATCTCATGCAGGCCATTCTGTGGGACCGTCTGCCGATTGCGGACATCGTGAACGTGTCGGTGGTTTCGCTCGATGCAGCGCCTGAGGGTTATCGACAATTCGATGGCGGCGCGCCGCGTAAATTCGTGCTTGATCCGCATGGCCTGCTTCAAGCGGCCTAAGAAAGAAAGCGCCTCTTGAACAAGAGGCGCTTTTTTCATTCAAGGCACAAACAAACTCAGGCCACCATCACACGCACCGAACTCAAAGGCGGCACTTGTTTTCTGCGCTCGCGCGTGGGAGCGGTGCCGAATGCATCGCGATAACTCTTCGAGAAATGGCAGGCGGACTGAAACCCGCACGCCATCGTGATGTGCATGATCGACATATCCGTCTGCAACAGCAGCTCGCGCGCGCGTCGCAAGCGCAGCGTCAGATAGTAATGCGTCGGCGTCATGCCGAGATGCTCGCGAAAGAGCCGCTGCAATTGCCGTTGCGACATGCCCGCCAGCCGCGCGAGTTCTTCGCGCGACAACGGCTCTTCAATGTTGTTCTCCATCAGCGAGATCACTTCGAACAAGGACTTGTTGGCCGATCCGAGCCGTGCCACCAGCGGCATGCGCTGTTGCGCGCTCGTATCTCGCACATGTTCGACGATGAACTGCTCGGCAATCTGCGTCACGCGCGACGTGCCCACGCGCGCAGCAATCAGATTCAGCATCATGTCGAGCGGCGCGACGCCGCCGGTACACGTCACGCGGTCGCGGTCGATCACGAACAGTTCCTTGAGGAAGCGCGTGTCCGGGAATTCTTCTTTAAGCGCCGACATGTTTTCCCAGTGGATCGCGCACGCATAGCCCGCGAGCAATCCCGCGCGCGCAAGCGCATACGTGCCGGTGCACAGACTGCCGAGCACGCAGCCGGTGCGCGCAAAGCGGCGCAATGCGGACAGATGTTCGAGCGCGGTGCAACGCTGCACGTCGATGCCGCCGACCACGAACACGATATCCGGCTGGCCCACGCATTCCACCGGTCCCGTATCGACGGAAAGACCATTGCTCGCCATGACCGGTCCACCCGTCGGACTCACGATGGACCATCGATACAACGGCTGTCCCGTCAGGTAATTCGCCATGCGCAGCACTTCGATCGCGTTGGTGAACGCCATCATCGTGAAGTTAGGAAGCGGCATGAAAGCGAAGTGCGACAGCGATGCCGTGCGATCGGGAGACATGGGGAATTCGATTCCTTGGAATCTATTGGTCGACGCCGTCGAATGCGGCGCTAGTCACTTTTGCATTGTGATTTCGAGTGCAACTACCATGCCATAAGGCTAAACCCTGACCGCTTCTATATGCACTGAGACAAGTATTTAAAGCACGCACTAACGCAGCGCGAAGGCGCGCTTTCAGGCACAGAGAAAGCGCACGTTCGTTCCTCGGCAGTGCACCGCGTGCGAGCGGAAGCGCCCTACACCCAAAGCGTATTCGCCACTTGTCGAAAAAGGACGCGCATGTCGGAAAAGGGCAAGAACACGTCTGAATTCATAAATTGACCAGCAAGGCGAGAGTCAAGAATAGACGCAACGATGAAGACACGAGCGGCCGGAAACACGCGACGCAGGCTTCATCCAACGACCGTATTTTCTGACCACGGACTCAAGCCCATGTCGAACTCGAATCCCTTCTTCGAAGCGCCCCTCGCGGCCCGCGACGCCTCCGTACGCAGCGCAATACTGAAAGAGCTGGAGCGCCAGCAATCGCAGGTGGAACTGATTGCGTCGGAAAATATCGTGTCGCGCGCGGTGCTCGAAGCGCAAGGGTCCGTGCTCACGAACAAGTATGCCGAAGGCTATCCGGGCAAGCGCTATTACGGCGGCTGCGAATTCGTCGATGAAGTCGAGGCGCTCGCCATCGATCGCATCAAGCAACTCTTCGGCGCGAAGTTCGCCAACGTGCAGCCGCATTCCGGCGCGCAGGCCAACGGCGCGGTGATGCTGGCGCTCGCCAAACCGGGCGACACCGTGCTCGGCATGTCGCTCGATGCGGGCGGTCATCTCACGCATGGCGCAAAGCCGGCGCTATCGGGCAAGTGGTTCAACGCCGTGCAGTACGGCGTGAATCGCGAGACCATGCTGATCGACTACGAACAGATCGAGGAGCTTGCGCAGCAGCACAAGCCGTCGCTCATCATTGCGGGCTTTTCTGCGTATCCGCGCAAGCTCGATTTCGCGCGGCTGCGCGCGATTGCGGACAACGCGGGCGCAAAGCTGATGGTCGATATGGCGCATATCGCGGGCATCATCGCGGCGGGGCGTCACGACAATCCGGTCGATTACGCGCATGTCGTGACATCGACTACGCACAAGACGCTGCGTGGTCCGCGCGGCGGCTTCGTATTGACCAACGACGAAGATATCGCCAAGAAGATCAATTCTGCCGTGTTTCCGGGGCTGCAAGGCGGTCCGCTCATGCACGTGATCGCGGGCAAAGCCGTTGCATTCGGCGAAGCGCTTCAGCCCGACTTCAAGACGTATATCGACAACGTGCTCGCCAATGCTCAGGCACTCGGCGACGTGCTCAAGGCGGGCGGCGTCGATCTCGTGACGGGCGGCACGGACAATCATTTGCTGCTCGTCGATCTGCGCCCCAAGAATCTGAAGGGCAACCAGGTCGAGCAGGCGCTGGAACGCGCAGGCATTACCTGCAACAAGAACGGCATTCCGTTCGATACCGAAAAGCCCACTGTCACCTCAGGCGTTCGTCTCGGCACGCCAGCAGGCACGACGCGCGGCTTCGGCGTCAACGAATTCCGCGACATCGGCCGCCTGATCATCGAAGTCTTCGATTCGCTGCGTGAGCATCCAGAAGGCGATCCGCAAACCGAACAACGCGTGCGCCGCGAAATCTTCGCGCTGTGCGAACGCTTCCCCATCTACTGAGCACACGGAGCAACAAGCGATGAGCACTCTGCACGATAACAGCATCATCATCGATGGCCTCAACATCTCGAAGTTCGAACGCTCCGTGTTCGAAGACATGCGCAAGGGCGGCGTCACGGCGGTGAATTGCACGGTGTCGGTGTGGGAAGACTTTCAGAAGACCATCGACAACATTGCGGAAATGAAGCAACAGATCCGCGATTACAGCGAGATTCTCACACTCGTGCGCACGACAGACGACATCCTGTGCGCGAAGAAAGAGAACAAGACGGGCATCATCTTCGGTTTCCAGAACTCGTATGCATTCGAGGACAACCTGGGCTATATCGAAGTGTTCAAGGAACTGGGCGTGAACGTGGTGCAGCTCTGCTACAACACGCAGAATCTAGTGGGCACCGGCTGTTACGAAGCGGATGGCGGTCTCTCCGGCTATGGCCGCGAAGTGATTCAGGAAATGAATCGCGTGGGCATCATGGTCGATCTGTCGCATGTGGGTGCGAAGACGTCATCCGATGCGATTGCCTGTTCCAAGAAGCCCGTCACGTATTCGCATTGCTGCCCGTCGGGCCTCAAGGAGCATCCGCGTAACAAGACCGATGAGCAACTGAAGGAAATCGCCGATGCCAACGGCTTCGTCGGCGTGACGATGTTTTCGCCTTTCCTTAAGCGCGGCCCGGATGCGACGGTCGAGGACTATCTGGAGGCCATCGACTACGTGGTGAATCTTATCGGCGAAGACCGCGTGGGTATCGGCACCGACTTCACGCAAGGCTACAGCACCGAGTTCTTCGACTGGATCACGCATGACAAGGGCCGTTATCGCCAGCTTACGAACTTCGGCAAGGTTGTGAACCCGGAAGGAATCCGAACGATAGGCGAGTTCCCGAACCTGACGGCTGCGATGGAGCGCGCGGGCTGGAGCGAATCGCGCATCAAAAAGGTGATGGGCGAGAACTGGCTTCGCGTATTCGGCGAAGTGTGGAACGTGTGAACGCAACGAGACAAGAACAGGAACCCGCGATGCAACCGCAACTGCCTATCGACGTCAATCCGCAAACCGGCGTCTGGACCACCGACGCGCTGCCGATGCTCTACGTGCCGCGTCATTTCTTCACGAACAATCATGTGGCCGTAGAAGAAGCGCTGGGACGCGAGACGTATGCCGAGATTCTCTACAAGGCCGGCTACAAGTCCGCGTATCACTGGTGCGACAAGGAAGCCGAGAAGCACGGCATCGCCGGCATGGCGGTGTTCGAGCATTACCTGAAGCGCCTTTCGCAGCGCGGCTGGGGGCTTTTCGATATCGTCGAATCGGACCCGCAAAGCGCGATGGCGCGCGTTCACTTGCGGCATTCGTCGTTCGTGCTCGCGCAACCGGCCAAGCACGGCAAGCTCTGCTACATGTTCGCTGGCTGGTTTGCGGGCGCGATGGACTGGGTGAACGACACCGCGTCCGATGCCGCGAAAAGAGGCCCCCGCTCGCGTTCCATCGAAACGCAATGCGCCGCGGAAGGCCACGACCATTGCGTGTTCGAAGTATCGCCGCTCGCACTTTAGACGTCGTAGCGAAATCATCCCGAGGTCGTCCGTCATGCGTTACCCGAACCTTTTCAAGCCGCTCACACTGAACACGCTGACCTTGCGGAACCGCATCGTCAGCACGGCGCATGCGGAAGTGTATGCGGAGCCGGGCGGCCTGCCCGGCGATCGTTATATCCGCTATTACGAGGAAAAAGCGAAGGGCGGCGTGGGCCTTGCCATATGCGGCGGATCGAGCCCGGTGTCGATCGACAGCCCGCAAGGCTGGTGGAAGTCGGTGAATCTCTCGACCGACAAGATCATCGATCCGCTGGCGCGCCTGGCCGAAGCCATGCATCGTCATGGCGCGAAGATCATGATTCAGGCCACGCACATGGGCCGCCGCTCCGCATGGCATGGCGAGAACTGGCCGCATCTGATGACGCCATCGGGCGTGCGCGAACCGGTGCATCGCGGCAACGCGAAGATCATCGAAGTGGAAGAGATTCGCCGCATCATCGACGACTTTGCGGCGGCTGCAAAGCGCGTGAAGGATGCCGGCATGGACGGCATCGAGATATCGGCGGCGCACCAACATCTGATCGATCAGTTCTGGAGTCCGCGCACCAACTTTCGCACGGATGAATGGGGCGGCTCGCTTGAGAACCGGCTGCGTTTCGGCGTGGAAGTGCTGAAGGCCGTGCGCGGGGCGGTCGGCGCTGATTTCTGCGTGGGCCTGCGCATGTGTGGCGACGAGTTCCATGAAGACGGCCTGTCGCACGAGAACCTCAAAGAGATTGCGCAGGCCATGTCGGAGACGGGCCTGATCGATTACATCGGCGTCATTGGTTCCGGCGCGGATACGCATAACACCCTCGCCAACTGCATGCCGCCGATGGCGCTTCCGCCCGAGCCGTTCGTGCATCTCGCAGCGGGTATCAAGTCGGTCGTGAAGCTGCCGATCATGCACGCACAGAGCATCCGCGATGCAGGGCAAGCCGAGCGTCTGCTCGCCAACGGCATGGTCGATCTCGTGGGCATGACGCGCGCGCAGATCGCCGACCCGCACATGGTCATCAAGATTCGCGATGGCCGCGAGGACGAGATCAAGCAATGCGTCGGCGCCAACTATTGCATCGACCGTCAGTACAACGGGCTCGACGTGCTGTGCGTGCAAAACGCGGCGACATCGCGTGAGGCGACGATGCCGCATGTCATCGAGAAGACGCGCGGACCCAAGCGCAAGGTCGTGGTCGTCGGCGCGGGGCCTGCGGGACTGGAGGCGGCGCGCGTGGCGAAATCACGCGGCCATGATGTCGTGCTCTTCGAGAAGAACGATTACGTCGGCGGGCAAATCATGCTCGCGGCCAAGGCGCCGCAGCGCGAGCAGATGGCGGGCATCGTGCGCTGGTTCGACATGGAAACGAAGCGGCTCGGCGTGGATCGCCGATTGGGGCAGGCAGCCGACGACAAGGCAATCATGGCTGAGAAGCCCGATATCGTCGTGCTCGCGACGGGCGGTTCGTCGTTCACGGATCAGGTGTCTGCGTGGGGCGTGGAACAAGGTCTCGCCGTGAGCGCGTGGGACATTCTCTCGGGCAAGGTCGAGCCGGGCAAGAACGTGCTCGTCTATGACGGCGTGAGCACCCATGCGGGCGCGGGCGTGGCGGACTTCATCTCGTCGCGCGGTGCGAACGTCGAGATCGTGACACCGGACGTGAAGGTCGCCGACGACGTGGGCGGCACGACGTTCCCCATCTTCTATCGGCGTCTGTATGCGCAAGGCGTCATTCACACGCCGAACTACTGGCTCGACAAAGTGTACGAGGAAGACGGCAAGAAGATTGCCGTGCTGCGCAACGAGTACACGGAAGAGCAAGAGGAGCGCGCAGTAGACCAGGTGGTGATCGAAAACGGCAGCACGCCCAACGATGCGCTCTACTGGAAGCTCAAACCCGAATCGCTTAATCGCGGCCAGGTGGACGTGCACACGCTCTTCGCGGCGCAAGCCCAGCCATGCTTGTCCGAAGAACTCGGCAACGGGCGTTTTCTTCTGTTCAGAGTCGGCGACTGCATCTCGATGCACAACATCCACGGCGCGATTTACGACGCGCTGCGTCTCTGCAAGGACTTTTGACGAGGGCATTGCGCGATGAACCCCGTGTTTGTCATCACCGTTTTGCTGTGGGCCTCGGTCGCGGGCCTCGCCTTTGCGATCATGAGACGCGCTGCTTATTGGCGCGAAGGTCGGGCCACTGCCGCCGGTGCGTATGGATGGGCGAACATCCTTAGTATCCCGAAGCGATACTTCGTGGACTTGCATCATGTGGTCGCACGCGATCCGTACATCGCGAAGACGCACGTTGCAACAGCGGGCGGCGCGATTCTCGCGATGGCGCTCGTTTTCCTGAACTATGGTCTCGCGATTTATTCGCCGTGGATCGACAAGCTCATCTTCATCGCGGCGCTGGTCATGCTGGGCGGCACGTTCTTCGTCTGGAAGCGCAGGCACGGCGCGAAGCAGGTGCCCGCTCGTCTGTCGCGCGGACCGTGGGACGCGTTGCCGCTGCTGCTCGGCGCATTCGCGTTCGGCCTCGCGCTGTTCGCGCTGCTGCCCGCAACGTGGATGTCGGGTGCGCTCGCGATCATCGTCGCATTGGCGATAGCGGCGGGCGCTTACACGATGACCTTCGGCGCCGCGCAGGGCGGTCCCATGAAGCACGCGATGGCGGGTCTTCTGCATCTCGCGTTTCATCCGCGGCAAGAGCGATTTAAGGTGCAGCACGAGCACGACGTGGTGCCGCCCACGGCGCTGAAAATGCCGGTGCTCGATGCGAAGGAATATGGCGTCGGCAAGCCCGTCGAGTTCCGCTGGAACCAGTTGTTGAGCTTCGACGCATGCGTGCAATGCGGCAAGTGCGAAGCCGCGTGTCCCGCGTTTGCATCGGGCCAGCCGCTCAACCCCAAGAAGCTGATTCAGGACCTCGTGACCGGCATGGTCGGCGGCACGGACGCGGCGTATGCGGGCAGTCCCACGCCAGGCATTCCGGTCGGCAAACATGCGGGCGCGCCGGGCAAGCCGCTGATATCGAGCATGATCGAGGCGGACACCATCTGGTCCTGCACCACATGCCGCGCGTGCGTGCAGGAGTGCCCGATGTTGATCGAACATGTCGATGCCATCGTCGATATGCGCCGCAATCAGGCGCTCGTCGAAGGCGACGTACCCGGCAAAGGCCCGATCACGCTCGCGAATCTGCGCGAGACGGGCAGCGCGAACGGCTATGACATCGGTGCGCGTTACGACTGGTCGGTGGATCTGCAAGTGCAGGTCGCGCAGCCGGGACGCCCCGTCGATGTCTTGCTGATCGCAGGCGAAGGCGCGTTCGACATGCGCTATCAACGCACGCTGCGCGCGTTCGTGAAGGTGCTGAACAAGGCGGGCGTCGATTATGCGGTGCTCGGCGCCGTCGAAACCGATACGGGCGATACCGCCCGACGCCTAGGCGACGAAGCCACGTTCCAACAATGCGCCTCGAAGCTCATGGAGACGCTCTCGCGTTATACGTTCCGGCGCATCGTCACGGCGGACCCGCACGTGCTGCACAGCCTGCGCAACGAATATCGCGCGCTTGGAGGCTACTACGAAGTGCAGCATCACACGGCGTTCATGGCCGAACTCATGGGCAACGGCAAGCTCACGCCGAAGGCGGCGGCTGTGCTCGCGGACAAGAAGATCACGTATCACGATCCCTGCTATCTCGGCCGTTACAACGGCGAAACGGACGCACCGCGCAAGCTGCTGAAGACTATCGGCATTCAGGTTGTCGAGATGGAAAGGCACGGCATGCGCGCACGCTGTTGCGGCGGCGGAGGCGGTGCGCCGCTGACGGACATTCCCGGCAAACAGCGCATACCCGACATCCGCATGGCGGATGCCAAAGCGGTCGGCGCAGACGTGGTCGCGGTAGGCTGCCCGCAATGCACCGCGATGCTCGAAGGCGTGGTCGGCGCGCGCCCCGAAGTGCTCGACGTGGCGGAGCTGGTCGCCGCAGCACTGGAGTAACGCATGAACACCATCAAACGAATCGATCCGCGGCGGCCGTTCATCGTCACGACGGCGGGACTGCGGCGTATCACGCTGGGGGAAGTCGGTACAGGCGCGTCGCACGATTTCGGTTCGCCTCATGCGACGCATCGCGATATCGCGAAGCCGCTTCGCATGACGAAGCCCGCGCGGCGCAGCGTACTGGTGGCCGCGCATACGGATCGCGGCGCGCTGGAAGATCACGCGCGTCAGGCGCTCGCCGCCGCCGCGTTGCTAGCGGACGTCGACACCGAAGTCGTGCTGATCGCGTTCGGTACATTGAACGACAACGCGGCATCGCTCGGCGCGGATCGTTTTATAGAACTGGACGCGTTCGATAGCCACCGCTTCGCGCCCGACGAAGAACTGCGCGCGCTGGCCGCGTGCGCCGCAGCGTTCGCGCCGGCGCATCTCTTCATGCCGGACAACGCAACAGGCGACGGCGACCTCGGGCGCCGTTACGCCGCTCTCGCCGATGCAAGCATCGCGACGCATGTCGTCGAACTCGACGCCGCGCACGCCGCGAGCTATGCGCAAGCGGGCCGCGCGTGGGCATCGCGTGCGTTGCCGCATGTCGTGCTCCTTGCGCCGAATGCCGTGGATGCCAAGCTGCCCTTCGTCGGCGCTGGCGAGCGGGTGGCCAGCGACGGCATCGTGCCTGCATCGACGGCGAGTGCGTATATCGATCTGGGCATCGAAGAGCTAGACGCCGCGCAGATCGCGCTGGAAGAGGCGGATTTCATCGTGTCGGCGGGCAATGGCGTCTCCGACGTTGCCGCGTTCGAAACGCTTGCCAGCACGCTCGGCGCGGCAATAGGCGCGAGCCGCGTCGCCGTGGACGACGGCAAGTTCACGCGCGACAAGCAGATCGGCGCAACGGGCAAGACCGTGCAGGCAAGCGTGTATATCGCGTTCGGCATCTCGGGCGCGGTGCAGCATCTGCAAGGCATCAAGGATTGCCGCCACGTTATCGCAGTGAATTCCGATGCCAGCGCGCCCATCGCGAAGCGCGCCAATCTCACGGTCGTCGCGGATACGCACGAGACGATCAAGGCACTCACCGATGCGGCGGCTGCCGCGCGTGCATCGCGTGGGAATGGCGCGTCACTTGTCCACGATGCGCCGCTCGCGGAAGGAGTATTCGCATGAAGATCGCCGTGCTCGTTTCCGTGGGATGCCATCCGGTGAGCGGCGTCGCGCGCTATAGCCGCAACGACGCGGCTGCGCTGACGATCGCGCTGGATATCGCAAGACAACACGGCGCGCAACTCGACGTGTTGCACGCGGGCGATCTGGCCAGTCTCGCGCTTGCCGAATATCTTGCGCTCGGTGCACAGCGCGTCGAAGTGCTCAACACCGATGGCGACGCGTGCGCGGCGCTCGCACAGCGCATCGCGGGCTATGACCTCGTGATGACGGGCACGCGTGCAGAAGGCGCGTTCGATAGCGGCACGCTGCCGTACAAACTGGCGAATGCGTTGAATATCGCGCTCGTCGGCTCGGCGGTGGATGTCAGCGTGACGAGCGAAGGCGTCGATGTTCGCCAGTTCATGCCGAAGGGCTTGCGCAGGCGCGTGCGCGTGCAATTGCCTGCGCTCGTCGCCGTGCATCCGCTTGCCAATGCCGCGCCGCGTTATGCGTATGCGCGTATGCGCGAAGGACACGTCGTGCCGGTTGCGGCTCACGCGCCCGTGGACAACGAGCGCAAAGCGTGGACGCTCGGTCCCATTGCCGCGAAGCCCAAGCGCCTCGCCGCGCCGGAAAAGCGCAGCGGCCACGCGCGCATGCTCTCTGCAACCACGACGGAAAGCCGCGGCGGAAGCGTCGTAATTGAAGGGAGTTCCGTCGAAAAAGCACAAGTGAT
This genomic interval from Caballeronia sp. LZ062 contains the following:
- a CDS encoding electron transfer flavoprotein subunit beta/FixA family protein — protein: MKIAVLVSVGCHPVSGVARYSRNDAAALTIALDIARQHGAQLDVLHAGDLASLALAEYLALGAQRVEVLNTDGDACAALAQRIAGYDLVMTGTRAEGAFDSGTLPYKLANALNIALVGSAVDVSVTSEGVDVRQFMPKGLRRRVRVQLPALVAVHPLANAAPRYAYARMREGHVVPVAAHAPVDNERKAWTLGPIAAKPKRLAAPEKRSGHARMLSATTTESRGGSVVIEGSSVEKAQVILAYLREHRLVDY
- a CDS encoding electron transfer flavoprotein subunit alpha/FixB family protein; translation: MNTIKRIDPRRPFIVTTAGLRRITLGEVGTGASHDFGSPHATHRDIAKPLRMTKPARRSVLVAAHTDRGALEDHARQALAAAALLADVDTEVVLIAFGTLNDNAASLGADRFIELDAFDSHRFAPDEELRALAACAAAFAPAHLFMPDNATGDGDLGRRYAALADASIATHVVELDAAHAASYAQAGRAWASRALPHVVLLAPNAVDAKLPFVGAGERVASDGIVPASTASAYIDLGIEELDAAQIALEEADFIVSAGNGVSDVAAFETLASTLGAAIGASRVAVDDGKFTRDKQIGATGKTVQASVYIAFGISGAVQHLQGIKDCRHVIAVNSDASAPIAKRANLTVVADTHETIKALTDAAAAARASRGNGASLVHDAPLAEGVFA
- a CDS encoding NADH:flavin oxidoreductase — its product is MRYPNLFKPLTLNTLTLRNRIVSTAHAEVYAEPGGLPGDRYIRYYEEKAKGGVGLAICGGSSPVSIDSPQGWWKSVNLSTDKIIDPLARLAEAMHRHGAKIMIQATHMGRRSAWHGENWPHLMTPSGVREPVHRGNAKIIEVEEIRRIIDDFAAAAKRVKDAGMDGIEISAAHQHLIDQFWSPRTNFRTDEWGGSLENRLRFGVEVLKAVRGAVGADFCVGLRMCGDEFHEDGLSHENLKEIAQAMSETGLIDYIGVIGSGADTHNTLANCMPPMALPPEPFVHLAAGIKSVVKLPIMHAQSIRDAGQAERLLANGMVDLVGMTRAQIADPHMVIKIRDGREDEIKQCVGANYCIDRQYNGLDVLCVQNAATSREATMPHVIEKTRGPKRKVVVVGAGPAGLEAARVAKSRGHDVVLFEKNDYVGGQIMLAAKAPQREQMAGIVRWFDMETKRLGVDRRLGQAADDKAIMAEKPDIVVLATGGSSFTDQVSAWGVEQGLAVSAWDILSGKVEPGKNVLVYDGVSTHAGAGVADFISSRGANVEIVTPDVKVADDVGGTTFPIFYRRLYAQGVIHTPNYWLDKVYEEDGKKIAVLRNEYTEEQEERAVDQVVIENGSTPNDALYWKLKPESLNRGQVDVHTLFAAQAQPCLSEELGNGRFLLFRVGDCISMHNIHGAIYDALRLCKDF
- a CDS encoding (Fe-S)-binding protein, with protein sequence MNPVFVITVLLWASVAGLAFAIMRRAAYWREGRATAAGAYGWANILSIPKRYFVDLHHVVARDPYIAKTHVATAGGAILAMALVFLNYGLAIYSPWIDKLIFIAALVMLGGTFFVWKRRHGAKQVPARLSRGPWDALPLLLGAFAFGLALFALLPATWMSGALAIIVALAIAAGAYTMTFGAAQGGPMKHAMAGLLHLAFHPRQERFKVQHEHDVVPPTALKMPVLDAKEYGVGKPVEFRWNQLLSFDACVQCGKCEAACPAFASGQPLNPKKLIQDLVTGMVGGTDAAYAGSPTPGIPVGKHAGAPGKPLISSMIEADTIWSCTTCRACVQECPMLIEHVDAIVDMRRNQALVEGDVPGKGPITLANLRETGSANGYDIGARYDWSVDLQVQVAQPGRPVDVLLIAGEGAFDMRYQRTLRAFVKVLNKAGVDYAVLGAVETDTGDTARRLGDEATFQQCASKLMETLSRYTFRRIVTADPHVLHSLRNEYRALGGYYEVQHHTAFMAELMGNGKLTPKAAAVLADKKITYHDPCYLGRYNGETDAPRKLLKTIGIQVVEMERHGMRARCCGGGGGAPLTDIPGKQRIPDIRMADAKAVGADVVAVGCPQCTAMLEGVVGARPEVLDVAELVAAALE